A genome region from Streptomyces sp. NBC_01296 includes the following:
- a CDS encoding TetR/AcrR family transcriptional regulator has translation MPKRVDHEERRAQIAEALIQVAGRRGLHAVGMRDVAAEAGVSLRLVQYYFETKEKLLFYGLRHLTDRFTARVGARLAAAGPDPGPRTTVEALLLASLPTDEESRTFHLLYSSYAILSVTDEALAAQPFIDNPDAAEHALTGLIEQAQSSGLADPDADARTEAISLLAMAAAMGTSILVGQRSPESAIAVLRHHLDRIFTTAETSGRGAGSA, from the coding sequence ATGCCGAAGCGTGTGGATCACGAGGAGCGGCGCGCCCAGATCGCCGAGGCGCTCATCCAGGTCGCGGGGCGGCGCGGACTGCACGCCGTCGGTATGCGCGACGTGGCCGCGGAGGCGGGAGTGTCGCTCCGGCTCGTGCAGTACTACTTCGAGACCAAGGAGAAGCTGCTCTTCTACGGCCTCCGCCACCTGACCGACCGCTTCACCGCGCGGGTGGGCGCCCGACTGGCCGCCGCGGGCCCGGACCCGGGCCCGCGCACCACGGTGGAGGCACTGCTGCTGGCCTCGCTGCCGACCGACGAGGAGAGCCGCACGTTCCACCTGCTGTACAGCTCGTACGCGATCCTGTCGGTCACCGACGAGGCCCTGGCCGCCCAGCCCTTCATCGACAACCCCGACGCCGCGGAGCACGCCCTGACCGGCCTCATCGAACAGGCGCAGAGCTCAGGCCTGGCCGACCCGGACGCCGACGCGCGCACGGAGGCGATCAGTCTGCTCGCGATGGCGGCGGCCATGGGCACCAGCATCCTCGTGGGCCAGCGGAGTCCGGAGTCGGCGATCGCGGTGCTCCGTCACCACCTGGACCGGATCTTCACGACTGCCGAGACGTCCGGGAGGGGAGCGGGATCAGCCTGA
- a CDS encoding alpha/beta fold hydrolase has protein sequence MPENTARVRRDVGRYVNDTLRDRYFAAEDVLHAMGAPIRSERDVETTFGTTHVYRYGPADPAAESRTPIVLIHGAAYSSAMWFPNTPGLSLDRPVYALDTPGDANRSVHREPMWQPERAAQWMDEALDALGLDRVHLVGSSYGGWLVLNQAHRRPERLASVTALDPGGLEKVGLRFFVWIFISLFATFAPKALRPRLAKWLDQPVLAIPEMREWIQLGARAYRIRRPAPLPLAEDALRSIRTPLYVIMGKHSLLVHPKRQLERVPRLVPGARAEIITATGHGPQIDHPDVVNARMLSFMEDVDSLDPAAIGGA, from the coding sequence GTGCCCGAGAACACCGCCCGCGTACGCCGCGATGTCGGCCGCTACGTCAACGACACTCTGCGCGACCGCTACTTCGCCGCCGAGGACGTGCTCCACGCGATGGGGGCACCCATCCGCTCCGAGAGGGACGTCGAGACGACCTTCGGCACCACGCACGTCTACCGGTACGGGCCCGCGGACCCCGCCGCCGAGTCCCGGACGCCGATCGTCCTGATCCACGGCGCGGCCTACTCCTCCGCCATGTGGTTCCCCAACACCCCCGGGCTCAGCCTCGACCGCCCCGTCTACGCCCTCGACACCCCGGGCGACGCGAACCGCAGCGTCCACCGCGAGCCCATGTGGCAGCCCGAGCGCGCCGCGCAGTGGATGGACGAGGCCCTCGACGCGCTCGGCCTCGACCGGGTGCACCTCGTCGGCTCCTCCTACGGCGGCTGGCTCGTGCTCAACCAAGCCCACCGGCGGCCCGAACGGCTGGCCTCGGTCACCGCCCTGGACCCCGGCGGCCTGGAGAAGGTCGGCCTGCGCTTCTTCGTCTGGATCTTCATCAGCCTGTTCGCCACCTTCGCCCCGAAGGCGCTGCGCCCCCGACTCGCCAAGTGGCTGGACCAGCCGGTCCTCGCCATCCCCGAGATGCGCGAGTGGATCCAGCTCGGCGCCCGCGCGTACCGGATCCGCCGTCCCGCACCCCTGCCGCTGGCCGAGGACGCGCTGCGGTCCATCCGGACCCCGCTCTACGTCATCATGGGCAAGCACAGCCTGCTCGTACACCCCAAGCGGCAGCTGGAACGCGTTCCGCGCCTCGTTCCCGGAGCCCGCGCCGAGATCATCACGGCGACGGGGCACGGCCCGCAGATCGACCACCCCGACGTGGTCAACGCCCGGATGCTGTCCTTCATGGAAGACGTCGACTCCCTCGACCCTGCTGCGATCGGCGGCGCATAG
- a CDS encoding LysR family transcriptional regulator codes for MDIRQLRYFVTVVEEANFTRAAARLHLAQPGVSAQVRRLEKELGHPLLDRSGRSVTLTEVGEAVLPYARAALSAVEAVRQTADEFTGLLRGHVTLGLVSGASAAAHDSDLAGILARFHRGHPQVEITLTEDTSERMLAALHRGELDIAVIGLADEEPPPGISIQVLVDEPLVAAVAPDDPALTPPDRTHIPLAELRDRPLISLPRGTGIRGVLDRACTQAGFQPRIAFEAAAPPFLAQLAARGLGVAVLPALPAGAASAFGLRTLEITEPRLRGRVALAWRTDGPSSPAGTVFLNLLRTRLGPT; via the coding sequence ATGGACATTCGGCAGCTGCGCTACTTCGTCACGGTCGTGGAGGAAGCCAACTTCACCCGCGCCGCCGCCCGGCTGCACCTGGCGCAGCCTGGGGTGAGCGCCCAAGTCCGCCGGCTCGAAAAGGAACTCGGGCACCCGCTGCTCGACCGCTCCGGTCGGTCGGTGACCCTGACGGAGGTGGGCGAGGCCGTACTGCCGTACGCGCGGGCCGCGCTCTCCGCAGTCGAAGCGGTACGGCAGACCGCAGACGAGTTCACCGGACTGTTGCGTGGTCACGTCACCCTCGGCCTCGTCTCGGGCGCGTCCGCGGCAGCCCACGACTCCGACCTGGCCGGCATTCTGGCCCGCTTCCATAGGGGCCACCCCCAGGTGGAGATCACCCTCACCGAGGACACCTCGGAGCGGATGCTCGCCGCGCTGCACCGAGGGGAACTCGACATCGCCGTGATCGGACTCGCGGACGAGGAGCCCCCGCCAGGCATCTCCATCCAGGTCCTGGTGGACGAACCCCTGGTCGCGGCGGTCGCCCCGGACGACCCCGCCCTCACGCCCCCGGACCGCACGCACATTCCGTTGGCAGAGCTCCGCGACCGTCCGCTGATCAGTCTGCCGCGCGGCACGGGTATCCGTGGAGTGCTCGACCGCGCGTGCACTCAGGCCGGTTTCCAGCCCCGCATCGCCTTCGAGGCAGCCGCTCCGCCGTTCCTTGCACAGCTTGCCGCCCGCGGTCTCGGCGTGGCGGTGCTCCCGGCCCTGCCCGCAGGCGCGGCGTCGGCCTTCGGGCTGCGGACGCTGGAGATCACCGAGCCACGGCTACGCGGCCGGGTCGCCCTGGCCTGGCGGACGGACGGCCCCTCCAGCCCTGCCGGCACCGTCTTCCTGAACCTGTTGCGTACGCGCCTGGGCCCAACCTGA
- a CDS encoding maleylpyruvate isomerase family mycothiol-dependent enzyme, giving the protein MGNTTHRRPASEIRAAIAAERRELAVILDGLSAEEWNAPTLCGGWRVREVAAHMTMGFRYSLTKMAWELIRARGSLHQMTDRCAHKDAAAHSTRELAALLGDNADHPWRPPVGGIEAALGHDVIHGLDITVALGLGRQVPEDRLRILLEGVDAKTLKFFGADLGGIELRADDLDWSFGTGTPLHGTAQDLLLVAYGRRLPPGHFSGEPGDRFLAARA; this is encoded by the coding sequence ATGGGGAATACGACGCACCGCAGACCAGCCTCGGAGATCAGGGCCGCGATCGCGGCCGAACGCAGGGAGCTGGCGGTCATCCTGGACGGCCTGTCGGCCGAGGAGTGGAACGCGCCGACCCTGTGCGGGGGGTGGCGGGTACGGGAAGTCGCGGCCCACATGACGATGGGGTTCCGGTACTCGCTCACCAAGATGGCGTGGGAACTGATCAGAGCGCGGGGCAGCCTCCACCAGATGACCGACCGATGCGCCCACAAGGACGCGGCCGCCCATTCGACGCGCGAGCTCGCCGCATTGCTCGGCGACAACGCGGATCACCCCTGGAGGCCGCCGGTCGGCGGCATCGAGGCGGCCCTGGGCCACGACGTGATCCACGGCCTGGACATCACGGTCGCCCTGGGCCTCGGCCGTCAGGTTCCCGAGGATCGCTTGCGCATCCTCCTGGAGGGCGTCGACGCCAAAACCCTCAAGTTCTTCGGAGCCGACCTGGGCGGCATCGAGCTCCGCGCCGACGACCTCGACTGGTCCTTCGGTACCGGCACGCCCCTGCACGGAACCGCACAGGACCTCCTCCTGGTCGCGTACGGCCGACGGCTCCCCCCAGGGCACTTCAGCGGCGAACCGGGCGACCGCTTCCTCGCTGCGCGGGCATGA
- a CDS encoding DUF1772 domain-containing protein: MRIRLLQGLALLATGLLAGAFGYGAANLVPTFNAVPLDMRLSFHAELMKMNGITMQAAMAVSTLSSLALAALTRGRARLIAGTAALLTFASFLITRLGNVPINGRIKEWARTSAPVDHAEILRRWELFNNLRTLTALAAFVLLIILALRQPPAGRNTSG; the protein is encoded by the coding sequence ATGCGCATCCGACTCCTCCAGGGACTCGCCCTGCTCGCCACCGGCCTCCTCGCCGGCGCGTTCGGCTACGGCGCGGCCAACCTCGTCCCCACCTTCAACGCAGTACCGCTCGACATGCGGCTGTCATTCCACGCCGAGCTGATGAAGATGAACGGCATCACCATGCAGGCGGCGATGGCCGTGTCGACGCTGAGCTCCCTCGCTCTCGCGGCCCTGACACGCGGCCGCGCCCGGCTGATCGCGGGTACCGCAGCCCTGCTGACCTTCGCGTCCTTCCTGATAACGCGGCTTGGCAATGTGCCGATCAACGGCCGGATCAAGGAATGGGCACGCACCTCGGCACCGGTCGATCACGCGGAGATCCTGCGGCGCTGGGAACTCTTCAACAACCTGCGCACGCTCACCGCCCTAGCCGCGTTCGTTCTGCTGATCATCCTCGCCCTGAGGCAACCGCCGGCTGGCCGCAACACGTCAGGCTGA